The Pseudanabaena sp. PCC 6802 genomic interval TTGAGGGGGGCGATGGTAGTGCCGTTCGGTGCCGGGTAGTAGAAGGCGGTTTACTTAAGAGTCGCAAAGGGGTGAACTTGCCAACGCTGAACCTGCGCTTGCCTTCAATGACCGATAAGGACAAGCGCGATCTCGATTTTGGCATTGCGCAAGGTGTAGACCTCATCTCCCTCAGTTTTGTGCGCAAACCGGAAGACATCCAAACTCTGAAAGCATTGCTCGAGGAGAAAGGAGTCAATATTCCCGTACTGGCAAAACTGGAGAAACCCCAGGCGATCTCCAACCTGGACGCAATTGTGCATGAGTGCGACGCGATTATGGTGGCGCGGGGTGACCTGGGTGTGGAAATGAGTCCGGAAAAAGTGCCCTCGATCCAGAAGCGAATTATCAAACTGTGCAACCAGAAAGGAATTCCGGTAATCACCGCCACCCAGATGTTAGACAGCATGATTCACAACCCCCGTCCCACCCGCGCAGAAGCTAGCGACGTAGCCAACGCGATCGCGGACGGCACAGATGCCGTGATGCTCTCTGGCGAATCTGCGATTGGCAGTTACCCGGTGGAAGCGGTCAAAATGCTGGCACGCATTGCTGCTGAAGTGGAACCATCCATTCAGTTTATTAACTATCCACCCAACTGTAATGGCGATGCAGATGCCATCAGCGAAGCTTTACACGCGATTGACGACGCGCTGGATCTGCAGTGCATTGTCGCTTTTACCGAAACAGGTTATACCGCTAAGCTGGCTTCGGCAGAACGTCCAAAGGCTCCGATTGTAGCCTACACTCCCGACCTGAAAATCTATCGCCAACTCAGCCTGAACTGGGGAGTTAGACCCGTTCTCCTGGAACAGGTTCAGTATAGTTTGTCCGATGTACTGAACTACCTGGAAACCGATTTAATTCGGCGGCAGTTTGCAGCTTTCGGTGATAAGGTACTGATTATGGGAGGACTTCCTTTTGGGAAAGCAGGCGGCACGAACTTCCTCAAAATTCACACGATCGCGCGTAAGGAGTAACCAACAATGGCAATGCTGATTTTAATCCGGCACGGACTATGAAAATACTGGTACTCAACGCAGGTTCGAGCACTCAAAAGAGTTCTCTCTATGAGATAGCAGGCGATCGGCTGCCGGATATCCCTCCAAAACCCCTCTGGCAAGCCGTTGTCGATTGGACGCACCATCAGGACTGCGCCGAGATTGAAGTCAAAACAGTCGCGGGAGAGGTTCGGCAGGAGAAAATCCCAACTCAATCACACCTAGAAGCGATCGCCCATCTGTTGGCAACGCTCTGGCAAGGTAAAACCGCCGTCATCGCGCATCCATCGGAAATTAACGCAGTGGGGCATCGGGTGGTGCATGGAGGACAGGAGTATTGCGAGACGGTCAGAGTGACTGATGCGGTGAAGGCGGCGATCGCTCGGCTCTCTACTCTAGCACCAGCGCACAATCCTGCGAATCTAGATGGGATAGAGGCAGTGGAGAGCATCTTAGGCAACAAAATACCGCAATTCGCTGTCTTCGACACTGCCTTTCACAGCAATCTCCCTGCCGCCGCTGCCATCTATCCTGGCCCCTATGCTTGGGTAGAACGGGGAATTCGTCGCTATGGGTTTCATGGCATTAGCCACCAGTACTGCGCTCGCCGAGCCGCTCAACTATTGCAGCGAGATTGGCAAAACCTGAGGTTAATCATCTGCCATCTTGGTAATGGCTGTTCTCTTTCCGCTGTTCGGAACGATCGCTGTGTAGATACGACGATGGGATTTACCCCCTTAGATGGATTGATGATGGGAACGCGCTCTGGTGCAGTCGATCCGGGCATCCCGATCCACCTGATGCGTCAGGAGGGGTATACTATCGATCGCCTCGATCGAGAACTCAACAAAGAATCTGGATTGCTTGGTATTTCAGGTGTCTCGTCAGATATGCGTCAGATTGTGGCAGCGATCGCCGCAGGCAACGAACGAGCGCAGCTAGCTCTAGATATCTATATTCATCGGCTATGCTCTGGTATTGGTTCTATGCTGGGGAGTTTAGGCGGTCTGGACGCGCTAGTATTTACGGCTGGTGTAGGCGAAAACTCGGCACTCGTACGTTCCCGCACCTGTGAGGCATTCGAGTTTCTGGGACTAGCTCTCGATTCACAACTAAATGAGAATCATCCAGTCGATCTAGATATTGCCACTCCAGATTCCAAAGTAAGAGTTCTGGTAATCCATACTCAAGAAGATTGGGCGATCGCTAGAGTCTGCTTTTCAGAATT includes:
- the pyk gene encoding pyruvate kinase, translated to MKPLIHRTKIVATIGPASDTPDTIRKMMLAGMNVARLNFSHGKYEDHAKRIERLRSISQDLDLPLLLLQDLQGPKIRVGDLPAEGMMLHEGGSLTLVPIAEYAGQPNTVGIDYPYLAEEAESGTQVLLDDGLLELCVEGGDGSAVRCRVVEGGLLKSRKGVNLPTLNLRLPSMTDKDKRDLDFGIAQGVDLISLSFVRKPEDIQTLKALLEEKGVNIPVLAKLEKPQAISNLDAIVHECDAIMVARGDLGVEMSPEKVPSIQKRIIKLCNQKGIPVITATQMLDSMIHNPRPTRAEASDVANAIADGTDAVMLSGESAIGSYPVEAVKMLARIAAEVEPSIQFINYPPNCNGDADAISEALHAIDDALDLQCIVAFTETGYTAKLASAERPKAPIVAYTPDLKIYRQLSLNWGVRPVLLEQVQYSLSDVLNYLETDLIRRQFAAFGDKVLIMGGLPFGKAGGTNFLKIHTIARKE